The proteins below are encoded in one region of Apium graveolens cultivar Ventura chromosome 4, ASM990537v1, whole genome shotgun sequence:
- the LOC141720559 gene encoding chaperone protein dnaJ 49-like, with product MEGNKDEAIRCLKIGRDALDSGDRVRALKFVTKARRLDPSLSVDDVLADIEGKSGVNSTNGSKFDPLKDVDKGGPNSGTRRRGAVNGSSSGAYSEEQVSIVREIKRKKDYYEILGVERTCSVDDVRKAYRKLSLKVHPDKNQAPGAEEAFKLVSKAFQCLSDAESRKTYDVVGSDEPVYERRTATRHQGFNGFYDGDVDAEEIFRNFFFGGMNQGATTHFTGFNFGPGVNVRMGNHNGSGGGSNMRALLQLLPVILILLVNFLPSSHPIYNLSREYPYEHRVSTQKGVNFYVKSADFEQQYPYGSNERGALELKIERDYLSVLTQNCHVESQRLRWGYIKEAPHCDALKRFRNMA from the coding sequence ATGGAGGGGAACAAAGATGAGGCTATTAGATGTCTTAAGATCGGACGTGATGCACTTGATTCTGGTGATCGTGTTCGTGCACTTAAGTTTGTTACGAAAGCCCGTCGTCTCGATCCGTCGTTGTCTGTTGATGATGTTCTAGCTGATATTGAGGGGAAGAGTGGTGTGAATTCGACGAATGGGTCGAAATTTGATCCGTTGAAAGATGTGGATAAGGGGGGTCCTAATTCGGGGACGAGGCGTAGGGGGGCGGTTAATGGGTCGAGCTCGGGGGCGTATAGTGAAGAGCAGGTTAGTATTGTTAGGGAAATTAAGAGGAAGAAGGATTATTATGAGATTTTGGGAGTGGAGAGGACGTGTAGTGTTGATGATGTGAGGAAGGCGTATAGGAAGTTGTCGCTTAAGGTGCATCCGGATAAGAATCAGGCTCCAGGAGCTGAGGAAGCATTTAAGTTGGTGTCGAAGGCGTTTCAGTGTTTGAGTGATGCAGAGAGTAGGAAGACTTATGATGTTGTTGGATCTGATGAGCCGGTTTATGAAAGGAGAACGGCGACACGTCATCAAGGGTTTAATGGGTTTTATGATGGGGATGTTGATGCCGAGGagatttttaggaattttttctTTGGAGGGATGAATCAAGGTGCTACTACGCATTTTACTGGCTTTAATTTTGGACCTGGAGTGAATGTGAGGATGGGGAATCATAATGGGTCTGGTGGAGGTTCTAATATGAGGGCTTTGCTTCAGTTGTTGCCTGTGATTTTGATTTTGTTGGTTAACTTTTTGCCCTCGTCCCACCCTATCTATAACCTTTCTAGAGAATATCCATATGAGCATCGTGTTAGTACACAAAAGGGTGTAAATTTTTATGTCAAGTCCGCCGACTTCGAGCAGCAGTACCCTTATGGTAGCAATGAACGAGGGGCGCTAGAGTTGAAAATTGAAAGGGATTATCTATCGGTTCTTACTCAGAATTGTCATGTTGAGTCTCAGCGGCTGCGTTGGGGTTATATAAAGGAGGCACCCCATTGTGATGCTTTGAAGCGGTTCCGGAATATGGCTTGA